Proteins found in one Maridesulfovibrio sp. genomic segment:
- a CDS encoding holin family protein, protein MIGSILDLGSTIIDKIWPDAGEREKAKLRLMELQNKGELADLEARVQVMLAELSGNWLQRSWRPILMLTIIAIVANNYLVYPYLTLFWDKAPSLELPMQLWSLMELGLGGYVVGRSAEKVAKTWSGKK, encoded by the coding sequence ATGATCGGTTCAATTCTCGATTTAGGTTCGACTATAATCGACAAAATCTGGCCCGACGCCGGTGAGCGCGAAAAGGCCAAACTGCGTCTCATGGAACTGCAGAATAAGGGAGAGCTCGCAGACCTTGAGGCACGTGTACAAGTTATGCTCGCGGAATTGTCCGGAAACTGGTTGCAGCGTTCATGGCGACCTATCCTGATGCTGACCATTATTGCAATCGTTGCAAATAATTATCTCGTTTATCCGTACCTAACTTTGTTCTGGGACAAGGCACCCAGCCTTGAATTGCCTATGCAGCTTTGGTCGCTGATGGAACTTGGTCTTGGAGGATATGTTGTCGGGCGTAGTGCCGAAAAAGTTGCAAAAACATGGAGTGGAAAAAAATGA
- a CDS encoding GNAT family N-acetyltransferase, which yields MYGFEVEGGFTFYKFRDLDGHDYLTEGHLRWFWEIMREAGHLPVIFYDGTIESFQDFKGLVHREDQHFFFAFKDRQPAGLFWLNGFSPKSCFVHIATMPCFHGQGTLQMGRGGLRHLLSVTDVAGDYIFDCIKGLIPVTNPLACRMAEKSGFSKVGILPRAAYLAAEDKSVDAAIFCAVRNNSDQVSKTEIFSKGE from the coding sequence ATGTACGGATTTGAGGTTGAAGGAGGTTTTACCTTCTATAAATTCAGGGATCTTGACGGTCACGATTACCTTACGGAAGGGCATTTGCGCTGGTTTTGGGAAATCATGCGCGAAGCCGGGCATCTCCCGGTTATTTTTTATGACGGAACAATTGAATCTTTTCAAGACTTTAAAGGGTTGGTGCATCGGGAGGACCAGCATTTCTTTTTCGCATTCAAGGATAGGCAGCCTGCAGGATTGTTTTGGCTGAACGGCTTTTCTCCTAAATCGTGTTTCGTGCATATCGCTACTATGCCCTGTTTTCATGGGCAGGGAACTTTACAGATGGGGCGCGGCGGATTGCGACATTTGTTGTCAGTAACTGACGTGGCAGGAGATTATATATTTGACTGTATAAAAGGACTGATTCCGGTGACCAATCCTCTGGCCTGTCGAATGGCGGAAAAGTCCGGTTTCAGTAAAGTGGGAATTCTTCCTCGGGCCGCTTATCTGGCAGCGGAAGATAAAAGTGTGGACGCCGCTATTTTTTGTGCGGTGAGGAATAATTCGGACCAAGTGTCCAAAACAGAAATTTTTAGCAAAGGAGAATGA
- a CDS encoding portal protein translates to MKDIEKNKYLRRLQGLRQERSSWESHWQEISDYILPRKGIYAGHRPNDGRTRSGKIIDSTATRSLRILAAGLQGGLTSPARPWFRLGISDRDLARHKSVREWVSKVENTMYRALARSNFYSCIHSLYTELSGFGTGILYCEPDDERGIRFRTLTAGEYCLATDAQGRVDSVYREFKMTARQIESRFGRENLPASVLTSLNVNRDSWFDVLHVVQPRAEFDVDRMDIMNMPYESVFLLNGHGGHVLSESGFVENPYMAPRWDTAAMDVYGRSPAMDVLADVKMLMEMSKSQIQAVHLTLRPPMKVPSMYSRRLNLLPGGQNPVEQNQQDSVSPLYQVRPDLAGVSNKIQDVRTAIREGFYNDIFMMMAGSNRRTITAAEVAERHEEKLIQLGPVIERQHTELLDPLLDRVFGILHRAGQLPEPPSVLEGSDLKIDYISVLAQAQKMVGTQSLLSLASFVGDLAQANPEVLDKVDMDRAVDDYAELIGVPTGIVRSGDEVEKFRNTRREMAMKQQQLQQSLQAASLGSGIIKDISQSGLTPAQMQEVVSQAGQVMQE, encoded by the coding sequence ATGAAAGATATTGAAAAAAATAAATATTTAAGAAGATTACAGGGTTTGCGTCAGGAACGCAGCTCGTGGGAATCGCATTGGCAGGAAATCAGCGATTACATCCTGCCCCGTAAGGGAATTTATGCCGGACACCGTCCCAATGACGGACGTACAAGATCCGGTAAAATTATTGATTCAACAGCAACCAGATCTTTGCGAATTCTGGCGGCAGGGTTGCAGGGAGGACTTACTTCTCCGGCGAGGCCGTGGTTCAGGCTGGGGATTTCCGATCGAGATCTTGCCCGTCATAAGTCGGTGCGGGAGTGGGTTTCCAAGGTGGAAAATACCATGTATCGCGCTTTGGCCCGCAGTAATTTTTATTCCTGCATACATTCGTTGTATACGGAGCTGTCCGGTTTCGGAACAGGAATTCTCTATTGTGAACCGGACGATGAGCGTGGGATTCGTTTTCGTACTCTAACCGCTGGGGAATATTGTCTGGCAACTGATGCACAAGGGCGTGTTGATTCCGTTTATCGGGAATTTAAAATGACCGCACGCCAGATCGAGAGTAGATTCGGCAGAGAAAATCTCCCTGCTTCAGTGCTTACCAGTTTAAATGTAAACCGTGATTCCTGGTTCGATGTGCTGCACGTTGTTCAGCCGCGCGCTGAGTTCGATGTGGACCGTATGGATATCATGAACATGCCTTATGAATCAGTCTTCCTGCTTAACGGGCATGGCGGGCACGTGCTTTCCGAGAGTGGGTTTGTGGAAAATCCATACATGGCCCCCCGCTGGGATACGGCGGCGATGGATGTGTACGGGCGCTCTCCGGCCATGGATGTTCTGGCCGATGTTAAAATGCTCATGGAGATGAGTAAAAGTCAGATTCAGGCTGTTCATTTGACTTTAAGGCCACCTATGAAGGTTCCTTCCATGTACTCAAGGCGGTTGAACTTGTTACCCGGTGGACAGAATCCGGTGGAGCAGAATCAGCAGGATTCTGTCTCACCGCTTTATCAGGTGCGACCGGACCTTGCCGGTGTGAGCAACAAAATTCAGGACGTTCGTACCGCTATCCGTGAAGGTTTTTACAATGACATCTTTATGATGATGGCCGGTTCCAATCGTAGGACAATAACTGCCGCCGAGGTTGCAGAACGGCACGAGGAAAAACTGATCCAGCTCGGTCCGGTAATCGAGCGTCAGCATACCGAGTTGCTTGATCCTTTGCTAGACAGGGTTTTCGGCATTCTGCATCGTGCCGGGCAGTTGCCTGAGCCTCCTTCTGTACTTGAAGGATCAGATCTTAAAATTGATTACATTTCCGTCCTCGCGCAGGCACAGAAGATGGTCGGAACCCAGTCTCTTTTGTCGCTGGCTAGTTTTGTTGGTGATCTGGCGCAGGCTAATCCCGAAGTGCTTGATAAAGTGGACATGGACCGGGCTGTGGATGACTACGCGGAACTTATCGGGGTGCCTACCGGTATTGTCCGTTCCGGCGATGAAGTGGAAAAATTCCGTAACACGCGCCGTGAAATGGCAATGAAACAGCAGCAGTTGCAGCAGAGTTTACAGGCTGCTTCATTAGGGTCAGGTATAATAAAAGATATTTCGCAATCCGGCCTAACCCCGGCTCAGATGCAGGAGGTGGTCAGTCAGGCAGGACAGGTAATGCAGGAATAA
- a CDS encoding Com family DNA-binding transcriptional regulator produces MIEYRCPVCRRLLLKGKIIEVQVKCPKCKKIVRIAGE; encoded by the coding sequence ATGATTGAGTATCGCTGCCCGGTATGTCGCAGGCTTTTGCTGAAAGGTAAAATCATAGAGGTTCAGGTAAAATGCCCTAAATGTAAAAAAATTGTCCGCATTGCCGGAGAGTAG
- a CDS encoding aminobutyrate aminotransferase, translating to MANYYRPELAKAKEGQSKVWFDNGSPGFNGYFKWYRFNYGTNPTSNSKGLNAPADWRAPDDWTFSGQTGHWYTPTEMRNAGYSKIEGEWLHPNDIRKREIDRQNAEFDAKVALRKKTEGRMRQVHALGRTKTILTGPEGVMSKAKISQEILKRSKGVMK from the coding sequence ATGGCAAATTATTACAGACCTGAGCTGGCTAAGGCAAAGGAAGGGCAGTCTAAGGTTTGGTTCGACAACGGATCCCCCGGTTTTAACGGGTATTTTAAATGGTATCGCTTCAACTACGGTACAAATCCTACTTCAAACTCGAAAGGATTGAATGCTCCGGCTGACTGGCGTGCTCCGGATGATTGGACCTTTTCCGGTCAAACCGGTCATTGGTACACACCGACTGAGATGCGCAATGCCGGCTACAGCAAGATTGAGGGAGAGTGGTTGCATCCAAATGACATTCGCAAACGTGAAATTGACCGTCAGAATGCGGAGTTCGATGCAAAAGTGGCACTTCGCAAAAAGACTGAGGGAAGAATGAGGCAGGTACATGCGTTAGGTCGTACGAAAACCATTTTGACCGGGCCGGAAGGGGTTATGTCCAAGGCCAAGATCAGCCAGGAAATTTTGAAACGTTCCAAAGGAGTAATGAAATGA